The following coding sequences are from one Acidimicrobiales bacterium window:
- a CDS encoding Coenzyme F420 hydrogenase/dehydrogenase, beta subunit C-terminal domain: MTDTATPAAKPARERWTPQWLELFDEVITTGLCTGCAACVISCPHDVIGYEHGQGGFKPFHLEEELGEGDCTHGQRGCTSCTRACPRFRLWEPQADELLFGRVREADEPSGITGDVFLARATDPAVHEGGQDGGLVSAILIYALEHDVIDAALVSYLEGDGSSWTAVPGVARNRDDVLRSAGSRYTYSANTLAYNDAIDGGAERIALVGMSCQSSAPPVMKARKIGKVGRRLTLNIGLLCSKTFDDAIFSELFEAKYGIARTDIKKVNIKGKFQIWTNDGEYHEVPLKECHAWTREGCKMCPDFAAEHADISTGGIGAFNDWTLTVVRTDAGREVIEGMVEAGMIETRPGDDDPGAIALMHKLAANSRKRWPEFAVEAPGRRPAPPA; this comes from the coding sequence GTGACCGACACCGCGACCCCGGCCGCGAAGCCCGCGCGGGAGCGCTGGACACCGCAGTGGCTCGAGCTGTTCGACGAGGTGATCACCACCGGCCTGTGCACCGGCTGCGCGGCGTGCGTGATCTCGTGCCCGCACGACGTCATCGGCTACGAGCACGGCCAGGGCGGCTTCAAGCCGTTCCACCTCGAAGAGGAGCTCGGCGAGGGCGACTGCACCCACGGCCAGCGGGGTTGCACCTCGTGCACCCGGGCCTGCCCGCGCTTTCGCCTCTGGGAGCCTCAAGCCGACGAGCTCTTGTTCGGGCGGGTGCGCGAGGCCGATGAGCCGTCCGGCATCACCGGCGACGTGTTCTTGGCTCGTGCCACCGATCCGGCGGTGCACGAGGGCGGGCAGGACGGCGGCCTGGTCTCCGCCATCCTCATCTACGCGCTCGAACACGACGTGATCGATGCGGCGCTGGTCTCGTACCTCGAAGGCGACGGCTCCTCGTGGACCGCGGTCCCGGGCGTGGCCCGCAACCGCGACGATGTGCTGCGCTCCGCGGGCAGCCGCTACACGTATTCCGCGAACACGTTGGCCTACAACGACGCGATCGACGGCGGCGCCGAGCGGATCGCGCTCGTCGGCATGAGCTGCCAGAGCTCTGCGCCGCCGGTGATGAAGGCCCGCAAGATCGGCAAGGTCGGGCGACGCCTCACGCTCAACATCGGCCTGCTGTGCTCCAAGACGTTCGACGACGCGATCTTCAGCGAGCTGTTCGAAGCCAAGTACGGCATCGCCCGGACCGACATCAAGAAGGTCAACATCAAGGGCAAGTTCCAGATCTGGACCAACGACGGCGAGTACCACGAGGTGCCCCTCAAGGAGTGCCACGCCTGGACGCGCGAGGGCTGCAAGATGTGCCCCGACTTCGCGGCAGAGCACGCCGACATCTCCACCGGGGGCATCGGCGCGTTCAACGACTGGACGCTCACCGTGGTGCGCACCGACGCCGGCCGCGAGGTGATCGAGGGCATGGTCGAGGCAGGGATGATAGAGACCCGGCCCGGCGACGACGATCCCGGCGCCATCGCCTTGATGCACAAGCTGGCGGCGAACAGCCGCAAGCGCTGGCCGGAGTTCGCGGTCGAGGCGCCGGGTCGGCGGCCCGCACCACCCGCCTGA
- a CDS encoding uracil-DNA glycosylase, producing MSARDDDLAALERRIVACRACPRLVEWRERVGREKRAAFADQDYWAKPVPGFGDPDARIVVVGLAPAAHGANRTGRMFTGDRSGDFLYAALHRAGLANQPTSTGIDDGLRLDGVWITAPVRCAPPANKPTVAERDQCRPFLEAELDLVPWRVAIVLGSFGYQVLCGILGVRPRPRFGHGVEVPLPDGRHVVGSYHVSQQNTFTGKLTPAGFDQVVKRAVDLASA from the coding sequence ATGTCCGCCCGAGACGACGACCTCGCGGCGCTGGAGCGTCGCATCGTGGCCTGCCGCGCGTGCCCGCGCCTCGTGGAGTGGCGCGAGCGGGTGGGCCGTGAGAAGCGCGCGGCGTTCGCCGACCAGGACTACTGGGCCAAGCCCGTGCCCGGGTTCGGCGATCCCGACGCCCGCATCGTGGTCGTCGGGCTGGCCCCCGCGGCGCATGGCGCCAACCGCACCGGCCGCATGTTCACCGGCGACCGATCCGGCGACTTCCTCTACGCGGCGCTGCACCGGGCGGGGTTGGCGAACCAGCCCACGAGCACGGGCATCGACGACGGTTTGCGACTCGACGGTGTGTGGATCACGGCGCCGGTCCGGTGCGCGCCGCCGGCGAACAAGCCGACCGTGGCCGAGCGCGATCAGTGCCGGCCGTTCCTCGAGGCCGAGCTCGACCTGGTGCCGTGGCGGGTGGCCATCGTGCTCGGCAGCTTCGGTTACCAGGTGCTGTGCGGCATTCTCGGCGTGCGGCCCCGCCCGCGGTTCGGCCATGGCGTCGAGGTGCCGCTGCCCGATGGGCGCCACGTGGTCGGTTCGTACCACGTCAGCCAGCAGAACACCTTCACCGGCAAGCTCACGCCGGCGGGGTTCGACCAGGTGGTCAAGCGAGCGGTGGACCTGGCCTCGGCGTAG
- a CDS encoding MSMEG_4193 family putative phosphomutase, which yields MAPRTGAANGQTRKRRAPSRDGTKPTLVLLVRHGQTPTTGSVLPGRAKGLHLADKGREQAARAGERIAALRKVAAVYASPLERTKETAAPIATATGNRVRVDRGLLECDFGDWTGKELKALMKLPEWKAVQRYPSGFRFPGGESFAEMQTRIVGALQGLVAAHPGETVVAVSHADPIKAAVAHALGTHLDLFQRIVVSPCSVTAVAYGPTGPVVLAVNSTGDDLSTLVPS from the coding sequence ATGGCTCCCCGAACCGGTGCGGCGAACGGCCAGACCCGCAAGCGTCGAGCGCCCTCGCGCGACGGCACCAAACCCACGTTGGTGCTGCTGGTCCGACACGGGCAGACCCCCACCACCGGATCCGTGCTGCCGGGGCGGGCGAAAGGCCTCCACCTCGCCGACAAGGGCCGCGAGCAGGCCGCCCGGGCGGGTGAGCGCATCGCAGCGCTCCGCAAGGTGGCCGCGGTCTACGCGTCGCCGCTCGAGCGCACCAAGGAGACGGCCGCGCCGATCGCCACGGCCACCGGCAACCGCGTACGAGTCGACCGGGGCCTGTTGGAGTGCGACTTCGGCGACTGGACCGGCAAGGAGCTCAAGGCGCTCATGAAGCTGCCGGAGTGGAAGGCCGTGCAGCGCTACCCGAGCGGCTTCCGGTTCCCCGGAGGCGAGTCGTTCGCCGAGATGCAGACACGCATCGTCGGCGCCCTCCAAGGGCTGGTCGCGGCGCATCCCGGCGAGACGGTGGTGGCCGTGTCGCACGCCGATCCGATCAAGGCGGCCGTCGCGCACGCGCTCGGCACCCACCTCGACCTGTTCCAGCGGATTGTGGTGTCGCCGTGCTCGGTCACCGCCGTCGCGTACGGTCCGACCGGACCGGTGGTCCTGGCCGTGAACTCCACCGGCGACGACCTCTCGACCCTCGTCCCCTCCTGA
- a CDS encoding DUF3090 family protein has product MPSLNESFDFPDPDHVVPAAIGEPGRRVFSIQIHQAGDVVALKCEKQQMIALAEHLEALVADLPPASAAELGEAADLEPAWAIGVLGLAYDRDLDRVVVMAQEVQVIEEGDAEGDEDPTAELDPDAATARIAMTRGQARRFIDTAVELVGAGRPTCPICGRPMDPAGHVCPRSNGHSPH; this is encoded by the coding sequence ATGCCATCGCTCAACGAGTCCTTCGACTTCCCGGATCCCGACCACGTCGTGCCCGCAGCCATCGGCGAGCCCGGTCGGCGGGTGTTCTCGATCCAGATCCACCAGGCAGGCGACGTGGTGGCCCTCAAGTGCGAGAAGCAGCAGATGATCGCGCTGGCCGAACATCTCGAAGCGCTCGTGGCAGATCTCCCTCCCGCCAGCGCCGCCGAGCTGGGCGAAGCCGCCGACCTCGAGCCGGCGTGGGCCATCGGGGTGCTCGGCTTGGCGTACGACCGCGACCTCGACCGCGTGGTGGTCATGGCGCAGGAAGTCCAGGTGATCGAGGAAGGCGATGCTGAGGGCGACGAGGACCCCACAGCCGAGCTCGACCCCGACGCCGCCACCGCCCGCATCGCCATGACCCGTGGGCAGGCCCGCCGGTTCATCGACACCGCGGTCGAGCTCGTGGGTGCCGGGCGACCGACCTGCCCGATCTGTGGGCGACCCATGGACCCCGCAGGTCACGTCTGCCCACGCAGCAACGGCCACAGCCCGCATTGA
- a CDS encoding SCO1664 family protein, with the protein MRHAAVPVPPPLEHGDIELLSRMPWSSNATFLARVGCPPSPGDAANTAEGAGTAGQAGEADVPQVLAIYKPGRGERELWDFPGGLYRRERAAYVLAEALGWALVPPTVIREGPLGEGSLQLFVEHDPDQHYLALVEDGPAALLDQFRRLCAFDVLCNNTDRKSGHCLLDADEHVWAIDNGLAFHSEFKLRTVIWDFAGEQLPGDVADDLAALVASGLPAELSDLLDPFERDAVLTRAGALVAEGEFPVDPTGRRWPWPLV; encoded by the coding sequence ATGCGGCACGCCGCCGTCCCCGTCCCGCCACCGCTCGAACACGGCGACATCGAACTGCTGAGCCGCATGCCGTGGAGCTCGAACGCCACGTTCCTCGCCCGAGTCGGCTGCCCGCCCTCTCCCGGCGACGCGGCGAACACGGCTGAGGGGGCTGGCACGGCGGGTCAGGCTGGCGAGGCCGACGTGCCCCAAGTGCTGGCGATCTACAAGCCCGGCCGCGGCGAGCGCGAATTGTGGGACTTCCCCGGTGGTCTGTACCGACGGGAGCGAGCGGCGTACGTGCTCGCCGAGGCACTGGGCTGGGCGCTCGTACCGCCGACGGTGATCCGCGAAGGCCCCCTCGGCGAAGGGTCACTCCAACTGTTCGTCGAGCACGACCCCGACCAGCACTACCTCGCGCTGGTCGAAGACGGACCGGCCGCGCTGCTCGACCAGTTCCGTCGCCTGTGCGCGTTCGACGTGCTGTGCAACAACACCGACCGCAAGAGCGGCCACTGCCTGCTCGACGCCGACGAACACGTGTGGGCCATCGACAACGGCTTGGCGTTCCACTCGGAGTTCAAGCTGCGGACGGTGATCTGGGACTTCGCAGGCGAGCAACTGCCCGGCGACGTCGCCGACGACCTCGCGGCGCTGGTGGCGAGCGGCCTGCCGGCTGAGCTGTCCGATCTGCTCGATCCGTTCGAGCGCGACGCGGTGCTGACGCGTGCGGGCGCCCTCGTCGCGGAAGGCGAGTTCCCCGTCGACCCCACCGGCCGGCGCTGGCCCTGGCCGCTGGTCTGA
- a CDS encoding electron transfer flavoprotein subunit alpha/FixB family protein, whose translation MALSRIWVHAEAADGKVATITLEILAKAREIADTVECFYSGADADAVAATLGAHGASKVYATGDLSGALPGVPVAAALAAKIEGGDAPDLVVFGTTYDGRDIAARLSVRLDKAALTNNIDLELDGDTVVVTEPVFGGTQIVKTRFTTPGPNLVLIRPKSFPAEESGGGPAAVEALAVPDTPGTSGATITDHHVEESTGPKLDEAEVVVSGGRGLGEAGKYEMIETLAKLLKGAPGASRAIVDAGWVPYSHQVGQTGKVVKPTVYMACGISGATQHLVGMKGSKNIIAVNKDPEAPIFSVADLGIVGDVHKVLPKLIEALQAR comes from the coding sequence GTGGCTCTCTCACGCATCTGGGTGCACGCCGAGGCTGCCGACGGCAAGGTCGCCACCATCACCCTCGAGATCCTGGCAAAGGCCCGCGAGATCGCGGACACCGTCGAGTGCTTCTACTCCGGTGCCGACGCCGACGCGGTGGCCGCCACCTTGGGCGCGCACGGCGCGTCGAAGGTCTACGCGACGGGTGACCTCAGCGGAGCCCTGCCGGGTGTCCCGGTCGCTGCCGCGCTGGCCGCCAAGATCGAAGGCGGCGACGCCCCCGACCTGGTCGTGTTCGGCACCACGTACGACGGTCGGGACATCGCCGCTCGCCTGTCGGTGCGGCTCGACAAGGCCGCCCTCACCAACAACATCGACCTCGAGCTCGACGGCGACACGGTTGTCGTAACCGAGCCTGTTTTCGGTGGCACGCAGATCGTCAAGACCCGGTTCACGACACCGGGCCCGAACCTCGTGTTGATCCGCCCGAAGTCGTTCCCGGCCGAGGAGAGCGGTGGCGGCCCGGCTGCGGTCGAGGCCCTCGCCGTGCCCGACACGCCGGGCACGAGCGGCGCGACGATCACCGACCACCACGTCGAGGAGAGCACCGGCCCGAAGCTCGACGAGGCCGAAGTGGTCGTCTCCGGTGGTCGAGGCCTCGGTGAAGCCGGCAAGTACGAGATGATCGAGACCCTGGCCAAGCTCCTCAAAGGTGCGCCGGGCGCCTCTCGCGCCATCGTCGACGCCGGCTGGGTGCCGTACTCGCACCAGGTCGGTCAGACCGGCAAGGTCGTGAAGCCCACCGTCTACATGGCGTGCGGGATCTCCGGTGCCACCCAGCACCTGGTCGGCATGAAGGGCTCGAAGAACATCATCGCCGTGAACAAGGACCCCGAGGCGCCGATCTTCTCGGTCGCCGACCTCGGCATCGTGGGCGACGTCCACAAGGTCCTCCCGAAGCTCATCGAGGCCCTCCAAGCCCGCTGA
- a CDS encoding electron transfer flavoprotein subunit beta/FixA family protein — MNVVVCVKQIPDPADPGSLDPDHTLNRSGKLILDDSDSYGVEMALQLRDNAGGGEVSLVSMAPNGEVAGLRTALAMGADKAVLVSDDALAGSSALSTAKVLAKAIGRIDGADLILTATEASDGYTGTVPGQLAELLGLPSVTFAKHIEVDGSTVKVQRQTEAGYDMVTSPLPAVVSVTAGVVEPRYPSFKGIMAAKSKPVDQVTVADLGLDAGDVGWAGAGQEIISVAPAEERAAGEIVEDEGEAHLKIVAFLEQLKVI; from the coding sequence ATGAACGTCGTCGTCTGCGTGAAGCAGATTCCTGACCCGGCCGACCCTGGCTCTCTCGACCCCGACCACACGCTGAACCGCAGCGGCAAGCTCATCTTGGACGACTCCGACTCGTACGGCGTCGAGATGGCCCTCCAGCTGCGCGACAACGCCGGCGGTGGCGAGGTGTCGCTGGTCTCCATGGCTCCCAACGGCGAAGTCGCCGGCCTGCGCACCGCGTTGGCGATGGGCGCCGACAAGGCGGTGCTGGTGAGCGACGACGCGCTCGCAGGGTCGTCGGCGCTGTCGACCGCCAAGGTGCTCGCCAAGGCCATCGGCCGCATCGACGGCGCCGACCTGATCCTCACCGCGACCGAGGCGTCCGACGGCTACACGGGCACGGTGCCCGGCCAGCTCGCCGAGCTGCTCGGCCTGCCATCGGTCACGTTCGCCAAGCACATCGAGGTCGACGGCAGCACCGTGAAGGTGCAGCGCCAGACCGAGGCTGGTTACGACATGGTCACGTCGCCGCTGCCGGCCGTCGTGTCGGTGACCGCGGGCGTCGTCGAGCCCCGCTACCCCTCGTTCAAGGGGATCATGGCGGCCAAGTCCAAGCCGGTCGACCAGGTGACCGTGGCTGACCTCGGCCTCGACGCCGGCGATGTCGGCTGGGCCGGCGCCGGCCAGGAGATCATCAGCGTCGCTCCCGCCGAGGAGCGAGCTGCGGGCGAGATCGTCGAAGACGAGGGTGAGGCCCACCTGAAGATCGTGGCCTTCCTCGAGCAGCTCAAGGTCATCTGA
- a CDS encoding diacylglycerol kinase family protein: protein MKVLLLVNASASSVTARARVVIGKALSADHEVTVAETSRRGHATRLARGAAATGTEVVVVLGGDGTLNEAANGLAGTDCALAALPGGSTNVFARTIGLPNDPIEATGALLDALAAGSIRRVGLGSANGRYFTFHVGIGFDAAVVAQVEARGRLKRYAGHALFVYAAFATWFRHYDRSRPRFSVLHSDGTLVDDAYLAICCNTNPYTFLGNRPLDIAPDADFDHALSTVTVRTMSFTGMLRVAGGALRGARQLHRIGKVDYRPDESQLTIKGYGPVPYQVDGDYLGEVEELELRHEPDVLSLVLPLPTPTDALDA, encoded by the coding sequence ATGAAGGTCCTGCTGCTGGTCAACGCGTCGGCATCGTCGGTCACCGCACGCGCCCGCGTGGTGATCGGCAAGGCGCTGTCGGCCGACCACGAGGTCACCGTCGCCGAGACCAGCCGTCGGGGGCACGCCACGCGCCTCGCCCGCGGTGCAGCCGCGACCGGCACCGAGGTGGTCGTGGTGCTCGGCGGCGACGGCACGTTGAACGAGGCGGCGAACGGGCTCGCCGGCACCGACTGCGCGCTTGCGGCGCTGCCCGGCGGCTCGACCAACGTCTTCGCCCGCACGATCGGCCTGCCCAACGACCCCATCGAGGCCACCGGGGCGCTGCTCGACGCGCTCGCGGCCGGCTCGATCCGGCGGGTCGGGCTCGGGTCGGCCAACGGCCGGTACTTCACGTTCCACGTCGGCATCGGCTTCGACGCCGCGGTCGTGGCCCAAGTGGAAGCGCGGGGCCGGTTGAAGCGCTACGCCGGCCACGCCTTGTTCGTGTACGCCGCGTTCGCCACCTGGTTCCGCCACTACGACCGCTCACGCCCGCGCTTCTCGGTGTTGCACAGCGACGGCACGCTGGTCGACGACGCCTATCTCGCCATCTGCTGCAACACGAACCCGTACACGTTCTTGGGGAACCGGCCGCTCGACATCGCCCCCGACGCCGACTTCGACCACGCCTTGTCCACCGTCACCGTGCGCACCATGTCGTTCACCGGGATGCTGCGGGTGGCCGGCGGCGCGCTGCGGGGCGCCCGCCAGCTCCACCGGATCGGCAAGGTCGACTACCGGCCCGACGAGTCCCAGCTCACGATCAAGGGCTACGGACCCGTGCCGTACCAGGTCGACGGCGACTACCTCGGCGAAGTCGAGGAGCTCGAGCTGCGTCACGAGCCCGACGTCCTGTCGCTGGTGCTCCCCCTCCCCACCCCCACCGACGCGCTGGACGCCTGA
- a CDS encoding glycerophosphodiester phosphodiesterase, which produces MSHPQFPDPPNRPFVLGHRGAPRVEPENTLAGYRAARRMGADGIELDVRRTADGRLAIHHDAHLPDGRAICDIEAADLPSSVPDLAAALDECPGFLVNIEIKNNPGDADFDPSDAVTEGVVAALAQRKVDGHDDWVLISSFNPVSLDVVRRLDPSLATAQLMGALEDAASTADAAARAGHLALHLWEPTIDAAVLAYAHDRGLRVTAWTVNDPEQLRSLAALGADGVCTDVPDVALAAFRPAT; this is translated from the coding sequence ATGTCGCACCCGCAGTTCCCTGACCCGCCCAACCGACCGTTCGTGCTCGGCCACCGCGGCGCGCCGCGGGTCGAGCCGGAGAACACCCTGGCCGGCTACCGCGCGGCTCGGCGCATGGGCGCCGACGGGATCGAGCTCGACGTGCGGCGCACGGCCGACGGGCGACTCGCCATCCACCACGATGCCCACTTGCCCGACGGGCGAGCGATCTGCGACATCGAAGCGGCGGACCTGCCGTCGTCGGTGCCCGACCTCGCCGCCGCGCTCGACGAGTGCCCGGGATTCCTCGTCAACATCGAGATCAAGAACAACCCCGGCGATGCGGACTTCGACCCGTCCGACGCCGTGACCGAAGGGGTCGTCGCGGCCCTCGCGCAGCGCAAGGTGGATGGCCACGACGACTGGGTGCTCATCTCGTCGTTCAACCCCGTGTCGCTCGATGTGGTGCGGCGGCTCGACCCGTCGCTCGCCACCGCCCAGCTCATGGGGGCACTCGAGGACGCCGCGTCGACCGCGGACGCAGCCGCCCGAGCGGGCCACTTGGCGCTGCACTTGTGGGAGCCCACGATCGACGCCGCCGTGCTGGCGTACGCCCACGACCGCGGGTTGCGGGTGACGGCGTGGACCGTCAACGACCCCGAACAGCTGCGGTCGCTCGCCGCGCTCGGCGCCGACGGCGTGTGCACCGACGTGCCCGACGTGGCCTTGGCCGCCTTCCGCCCGGCGACCTGA
- a CDS encoding WhiB family transcriptional regulator produces MASDEWRRRSSCRDTNPELFFPVGTTGPAIEQIETAKSVCRSCEVQVQCLEYALETNQDSGIWGGTSEEERRKLRKQWVARGRQSAMA; encoded by the coding sequence CTGGCATCCGACGAATGGCGTCGGCGGTCATCGTGTCGAGACACCAACCCGGAGCTGTTCTTCCCGGTCGGTACCACCGGCCCGGCGATCGAGCAGATCGAGACGGCCAAGTCGGTCTGCCGGTCGTGCGAAGTCCAGGTCCAGTGCCTGGAGTACGCCCTCGAGACCAACCAGGACTCGGGCATCTGGGGCGGCACCTCCGAGGAGGAGCGCCGCAAGCTGCGCAAGCAGTGGGTGGCACGCGGCCGCCAGTCGGCCATGGCCTGA
- a CDS encoding histidine kinase N-terminal domain-containing protein, giving the protein MSEAEELPDEVPTAAPSKPVVPGEPVVADQGELERIRAGLGLGPTGHLLRLVASWNLLADFCFSDLLLFVPADQEAHRFAVWGQVRPSTGQTLYRADLVGQIVDDDERPLIARSFRLGEIIEGEITIAAIRERVRVLCIPIRFQGEVIGVLSREAVPSVARQTGDLERAYVDIFNRLARMIASGDFPFAAVDSESDESPRVGDGVLTLDRGARVEYASPNAVSALHRVGVHANAEGMRLGELGLDDDVIRTAFSEAAPTSNEFERGRDVTMLLRCIPLLDHGRVTGAVVLVRDISELRRRDRLLLSKDATIREIHHRVKNNLQTISSLLRLQGRRSGSPEAKAAIEESVRRISSIAVVHETLSKEAGEDVPFVDIVRPLVRMVEDGLLAPERQVRFVVDGDAGTLPADVATPLSVVITELLQNTVDHAFPDGASGEVHISLADEHGELVVRVADTGVGLPEGFDIGQAGGLGLTIVRALVTSDLAGTITATSPPGRTGTVVEVRVPTHVARSA; this is encoded by the coding sequence GTGAGCGAGGCCGAGGAGCTTCCTGACGAGGTGCCCACCGCGGCGCCGTCCAAGCCGGTCGTGCCCGGCGAGCCGGTCGTCGCCGACCAAGGCGAGCTCGAGCGCATCCGCGCCGGCTTGGGTCTCGGACCGACCGGGCACTTGCTGCGGTTGGTCGCGAGCTGGAACCTGCTCGCCGACTTCTGCTTCTCCGACCTGTTGCTGTTCGTGCCAGCCGACCAGGAGGCGCACCGGTTCGCTGTGTGGGGCCAAGTCCGCCCGTCGACCGGCCAGACGCTGTACCGCGCCGACCTCGTCGGCCAGATCGTCGACGACGACGAACGCCCGCTCATCGCCCGGTCGTTCCGGCTCGGCGAGATCATCGAAGGCGAGATCACGATCGCCGCCATCCGCGAGCGCGTGCGTGTGCTGTGCATCCCGATCCGCTTCCAAGGTGAGGTGATCGGCGTGTTGAGTCGGGAGGCCGTCCCCTCGGTCGCCCGCCAGACCGGCGACTTGGAGCGCGCGTACGTCGACATCTTCAATCGCCTCGCCCGGATGATCGCGTCAGGCGACTTCCCGTTCGCCGCGGTCGACAGCGAGAGCGACGAGTCGCCGCGTGTCGGCGACGGCGTGCTCACCCTCGACCGGGGCGCCCGGGTCGAGTACGCGTCGCCGAACGCCGTGTCGGCGCTGCACCGGGTGGGCGTCCACGCCAATGCCGAGGGCATGCGGCTCGGCGAGCTGGGTCTCGACGACGACGTGATCCGCACGGCGTTCAGCGAGGCCGCGCCCACCAGCAACGAGTTCGAGCGAGGCCGCGACGTCACCATGCTGTTGCGGTGCATCCCGTTGCTCGACCACGGCCGCGTCACCGGCGCGGTGGTGCTCGTGCGCGACATCTCCGAGCTCCGGCGCCGTGACCGCCTGTTGCTGTCGAAGGACGCCACGATCCGCGAGATCCACCACCGGGTGAAGAACAACCTCCAGACGATCTCGTCGCTGCTGCGGCTGCAAGGTCGTCGCAGCGGATCGCCGGAAGCCAAAGCCGCGATCGAGGAATCGGTGCGGCGCATCTCGTCGATCGCGGTCGTGCACGAGACGCTGTCGAAGGAGGCGGGCGAGGACGTGCCGTTCGTCGACATCGTGCGCCCCTTGGTCCGCATGGTCGAAGACGGCCTGTTGGCGCCCGAGCGTCAGGTTCGCTTCGTGGTCGACGGCGACGCGGGCACGTTGCCGGCCGACGTGGCGACGCCGCTGTCGGTGGTGATCACCGAGTTGCTGCAGAACACGGTCGACCACGCGTTCCCCGACGGCGCCAGCGGTGAAGTGCACATCTCGCTCGCCGACGAGCACGGCGAGCTGGTGGTGCGAGTGGCCGACACCGGCGTGGGGTTGCCCGAAGGGTTCGACATCGGCCAGGCGGGTGGCTTGGGCCTCACGATCGTCCGGGCGCTGGTGACCTCCGACCTCGCCGGCACCATCACGGCCACGAGCCCGCCGGGCCGCACGGGCACGGTGGTGGAAGTGCGGGTGCCGACCCACGTCGCCCGCTCGGCTTGA